The Shewanella sp. KX20019 genome window below encodes:
- a CDS encoding alpha/beta fold hydrolase: MKTIIGLVVTSLSLSACGYNTPQNLPSRDILEEKVDVGGYQLQFKYTPGIEPVIVFESGGGNDSNQWRDIQEALPYSIRNALVSYDRAGHGDSELSINGYDIEAEMAALHTGLETLGLGDDVILVGHSYAGLLVQMYAHKYPDSVNNILFIDPNNAYYATIADAKQAVLEELDSQRPDDNWGTAVKSQMLAYVETIEKSKRVLQTSSSPNQNGCVVITAGEKWHESAELNERWRQSHVQLAATCATALVVASGKQHMLPSQAEALVISEIVKMAKL; the protein is encoded by the coding sequence ATGAAAACAATCATCGGTTTGGTAGTTACCAGCCTGAGTTTGAGCGCTTGTGGCTATAACACGCCGCAAAATTTACCCTCACGCGATATCTTAGAAGAGAAGGTCGACGTCGGCGGTTATCAGCTGCAATTCAAATACACACCAGGGATAGAGCCCGTCATCGTATTTGAGTCTGGCGGCGGTAACGACTCAAACCAGTGGCGCGACATTCAAGAAGCCTTACCTTATTCAATCAGAAACGCCCTCGTTAGCTACGATAGAGCGGGTCACGGTGACAGTGAACTATCAATTAATGGCTATGATATCGAAGCTGAAATGGCGGCACTGCACACTGGGCTTGAAACGCTTGGCCTCGGTGACGATGTTATTCTAGTCGGCCACTCCTACGCCGGTTTGTTAGTGCAAATGTACGCCCACAAATATCCCGACTCGGTGAACAACATCCTCTTTATCGACCCCAACAATGCTTACTATGCCACCATTGCTGATGCAAAGCAGGCGGTATTGGAAGAGTTAGACTCCCAGAGGCCTGATGATAACTGGGGAACAGCAGTCAAGAGTCAAATGCTTGCTTATGTGGAGACTATCGAAAAATCAAAGCGTGTACTCCAAACCTCAAGCTCGCCAAACCAGAATGGCTGCGTGGTGATCACCGCTGGAGAGAAATGGCATGAATCTGCAGAGCTCAATGAGCGATGGCGTCAAAGTCACGTACAGCTAGCTGCAACCTGTGCCACAGCACTCGTCGTGGCCTCAGGCAAGCAGCATATGCTGCCATCCCAAGCTGAAGCCTTGGTTATATCAGAGATAGTAAAAATGGCTAAGCTATAA
- a CDS encoding YdeI/OmpD-associated family protein, with amino-acid sequence MPEPDPSRIMTFATPKDLGEWLKVNHATESELWVKIFKINTGIQSVTWNDVVIEILCWGWIDGVKKSIDDQAYLQRITPRTARSNWSKRNTEHVERLINEDRMKVSGLVHVRAAKADGRWENAYVVSQMEVPADFIAALENQPIVKQFFETLNKSSRYVIAYGLTSAKKPETRQRRFTKYMSMLAHEEKPK; translated from the coding sequence ATGCCTGAACCAGATCCATCGAGAATCATGACATTTGCAACACCGAAAGATCTCGGCGAGTGGCTAAAGGTGAATCACGCAACTGAAAGTGAGTTGTGGGTAAAGATATTTAAGATAAATACTGGGATTCAAAGTGTCACTTGGAATGATGTAGTGATAGAGATTTTGTGCTGGGGTTGGATTGACGGTGTGAAAAAGTCAATTGATGATCAAGCCTATCTTCAACGCATAACTCCCAGAACAGCACGAAGCAACTGGTCTAAAAGAAACACTGAGCATGTTGAACGTTTGATTAACGAAGACCGAATGAAGGTATCTGGGCTTGTGCATGTTCGTGCCGCGAAAGCTGACGGTCGTTGGGAAAACGCTTATGTGGTAAGCCAAATGGAAGTGCCCGCAGATTTCATAGCCGCACTAGAAAATCAGCCGATCGTAAAACAGTTTTTTGAAACTCTTAATAAATCGAGCCGTTATGTTATCGCTTACGGCTTAACAAGTGCAAAGAAACCCGAAACTAGACAAAGACGATTTACAAAATACATGTCAATGCTTGCTCATGAGGAAAAACCTAAATAA
- a CDS encoding conjugal transfer protein TraF: MKLRKLALLCALIPSFFAYSGQEYYEARSDAMGGAGVASSNNEGAAFVNPALLGLNAHKDNSAVLLMPVLGIDMADSDNMIDKFDSLIDSYDGLAAAIDAGNSGDIDVYRDDLILDLESLKGTSAYASAGLGFSVAIPHQRMPMAIFYKSYVNAVGVANIAQSDIDALTDLDVNNPPAVTDLASNGQVIGGAVSDLGIALSFPLSIVNMPISVGISPKFQRIDTYNYIASANNFSASDFDDVEYRNDETSFNIDVGVAIEPINGLVFGLSGRNLISQDVDTIEVEGQKFTYRVEPLVTAGVAYDWSILTVTTDVDLIENKKFKELDGTQYWRLGGEVRAFDWMSLRVGYRHDMKDSTANIYSIGSGFAFGESFFLDFTGMFGSDEAIGGVLQTSYHF; the protein is encoded by the coding sequence ATGAAACTACGTAAACTAGCGCTATTATGCGCACTAATCCCCAGCTTTTTTGCCTATTCAGGCCAAGAGTATTATGAGGCCCGTAGTGATGCAATGGGCGGCGCTGGTGTTGCCTCGTCTAATAATGAGGGGGCTGCTTTTGTTAACCCAGCATTGCTCGGTTTAAATGCACACAAAGATAATTCAGCTGTTTTATTGATGCCGGTGCTCGGTATTGATATGGCCGACAGCGACAATATGATTGATAAATTTGACTCTCTTATTGATTCATATGATGGCTTGGCCGCTGCTATTGATGCGGGTAACAGTGGCGATATTGATGTTTACCGAGATGATTTGATCCTCGATTTAGAATCGCTGAAAGGTACGTCTGCGTACGCCAGTGCCGGTCTTGGTTTTAGCGTGGCGATTCCACATCAAAGAATGCCAATGGCTATTTTCTACAAAAGTTACGTGAACGCCGTTGGTGTCGCTAACATTGCCCAATCGGATATCGATGCGCTTACAGACTTAGATGTAAATAATCCGCCAGCAGTGACCGACTTAGCCTCAAATGGCCAAGTGATTGGAGGGGCTGTATCTGATTTAGGAATAGCGTTAAGTTTCCCGCTCTCTATTGTCAATATGCCTATCTCGGTAGGTATATCACCAAAGTTCCAGCGCATCGATACGTACAACTATATTGCTAGCGCGAATAATTTTTCTGCCAGTGACTTTGATGATGTTGAATACCGTAACGATGAAACCAGTTTTAATATCGATGTCGGTGTGGCTATTGAGCCAATCAATGGTTTGGTATTTGGTTTGTCAGGTCGTAACCTTATTAGCCAAGATGTCGATACCATTGAAGTTGAAGGGCAGAAGTTCACCTATCGCGTTGAGCCTTTGGTGACCGCAGGTGTTGCTTATGACTGGAGTATCTTGACGGTAACAACCGATGTTGATTTGATTGAAAACAAGAAGTTTAAAGAGCTCGATGGCACGCAGTATTGGCGCCTAGGCGGTGAAGTGCGGGCGTTTGACTGGATGTCATTGCGTGTTGGTTATCGCCATGACATGAAAGATTCAACGGCGAACATCTATTCTATTGGTTCTGGTTTTGCCTTTGGTGAGTCATTTTTCTTAGACTTTACAGGGATGTTTGGCAGTGATGAAGCGATAGGTGGGGTGCTACAAACCTCATATCACTTCTAA
- a CDS encoding DUF3373 domain-containing protein, translating to MRTLISLLVANALALSGSVYAAENDAQKMADLKQQLEDITSELDDLNDRVDGNERHTALDRLLITGDFRTKAHTLHYQNVTWNPAIKVDFNDFGAKAMSGAFGSPTDANSPLGKMMAADPNLAAAFQSGQLQGVMPYALAQKTTQDIDNDIYYTTRLRLNLKAKVWDNVSFAGRLSMFKNWGDSTGVKVFDSWNSFTMDGTSSGSTSGDFLRVERAYFDWKNINGSPLYLSIGRRPSTYGPPTQYRENEKRGGTPSGHLVNFNFDGATMGYHLGDITGVEGQVVRFCYGQGFESQWGNGELFGDIVTKDTHLGGFNIDAINDGKNFLQFTLFGAMDVNDGFKGTMAFPTQLASIFAPTMYQDMQKFDNFNFVTRVQPSGVIGDIYLGGIGFSREEDNDVKWFVSGGWTRTDGNGNAGMFGGMSSDAVFEAKLNSDGTEIIMMPSAADDSGAKDGYSIYAGIQVPAPYGKVGFEYNYGSKYWTPFTQAQDDPIGSKLATRGHVAEAYYMFDINPNMFIKLAGIYYDFEYTGSGTPVGAPQKVDDVIAGSSYSMLPVVDTAYDVNASLTVKF from the coding sequence ATGCGTACCCTAATTTCACTGCTTGTTGCCAATGCGCTCGCTTTGTCTGGTAGCGTTTATGCTGCTGAGAACGATGCTCAAAAAATGGCAGATCTTAAACAACAACTTGAAGACATCACAAGCGAGTTGGACGATCTCAATGATCGTGTCGATGGCAACGAACGCCATACAGCATTAGATAGACTATTGATCACCGGTGACTTCCGCACCAAAGCTCACACCCTGCATTACCAGAATGTTACTTGGAACCCCGCCATTAAAGTTGATTTTAATGACTTTGGCGCTAAAGCCATGTCTGGTGCATTTGGTTCACCAACCGATGCTAACTCTCCGCTCGGCAAAATGATGGCTGCCGATCCCAACCTTGCTGCAGCCTTCCAAAGTGGTCAACTACAAGGTGTCATGCCCTATGCTTTGGCACAGAAAACCACTCAAGATATCGATAATGACATTTACTACACCACCCGCCTTAGACTTAATTTAAAAGCCAAAGTCTGGGATAACGTCAGCTTTGCAGGTCGCTTATCGATGTTTAAAAACTGGGGCGACTCAACGGGCGTTAAAGTATTTGATTCTTGGAACTCATTTACCATGGATGGCACCAGCAGTGGTAGCACAAGTGGTGACTTCCTCAGAGTCGAGCGTGCCTATTTTGACTGGAAAAACATCAACGGCTCTCCACTATATTTATCGATTGGTCGTCGCCCATCAACTTATGGTCCACCAACCCAGTATCGTGAAAATGAAAAGCGTGGCGGCACACCATCGGGGCATCTGGTTAATTTCAACTTTGATGGCGCTACCATGGGTTATCACTTAGGCGATATTACTGGTGTTGAAGGTCAAGTTGTGCGCTTCTGTTATGGTCAAGGTTTTGAATCGCAATGGGGTAATGGCGAGTTGTTCGGTGACATCGTCACTAAAGATACTCACCTAGGCGGATTTAATATTGATGCCATTAACGATGGTAAGAACTTCCTGCAGTTCACCCTATTTGGTGCGATGGATGTCAACGATGGCTTTAAAGGCACCATGGCATTCCCTACCCAACTAGCCAGTATTTTTGCACCCACCATGTACCAAGATATGCAAAAATTCGATAACTTTAATTTTGTCACTCGGGTACAACCTAGCGGCGTAATTGGCGACATATACCTCGGTGGCATCGGCTTCTCGCGTGAAGAAGATAACGACGTGAAATGGTTTGTCTCAGGCGGTTGGACTCGTACCGATGGCAATGGCAACGCAGGGATGTTTGGCGGCATGTCAAGTGATGCCGTATTTGAAGCTAAACTCAATTCTGATGGCACCGAAATCATCATGATGCCTAGTGCAGCCGATGACAGTGGCGCCAAAGATGGTTATAGCATCTATGCAGGTATACAAGTCCCAGCGCCTTACGGCAAGGTCGGTTTTGAGTACAACTATGGCTCTAAGTACTGGACGCCATTTACTCAAGCACAAGATGACCCAATCGGCAGTAAATTAGCCACTCGTGGCCATGTTGCTGAAGCTTATTACATGTTCGATATCAACCCGAATATGTTTATAAAACTGGCTGGAATTTATTACGATTTCGAATACACCGGCAGCGGCACCCCCGTTGGTGCACCACAGAAAGTAGACGATGTTATCGCGGGTAGCTCGTACTCAATGTTACCTGTGGTCGATACCGCTTATGACGTCAACGCCTCTCTTACTGTTAAATTCTAA
- a CDS encoding ABC transporter transmembrane domain-containing protein, which translates to MRENFSLLNNNRAKAELLLSSTFINLLSLALPFTLLQIYDRILPNQGYGTASVLASAVGVAILLELFLRYARSWLLASSAANFELQTTTKVVNSLMQSDYHHVESLGTGKVYNGLASIAAMRELYSGQALVAFMDFPFVLIFLALVAYIGGPLVFIPIAVWGVIGALVFFIGQKLNHATQQLALTDSERSRMLILVLSGLTTAKALAMESRLSSTYSEINYRRLAQQQQVDWLSSKLQELIQGASQGTTLLIVLIGCLEVLDGHLTTGGLAACSILAGRAIAPLSAIISLRSRVASAKTAMNHVDDLADLPQEAFKGTTQYQQKLPLGPIDFNAVSSAQVGAKLNNFSLSIPSGSLVTVTSDPLTHASLLLSVIGAFHHLDQGSITVAGVEQSEHQANEYRQSVTYVSPWPTLFAGSLLENMTMFKPERESLAMEVAEALGLTSSIAQLPAGYQTEVGVNDSQMLNKGAIKLIALVRAVVQSPSVLLLDEPMISLDADSQARLIQLLNAHKGKMTILCASHFNELASHSDLRINISEHGECQVLAAMQEVKA; encoded by the coding sequence ATGAGAGAGAACTTCAGTTTACTAAACAATAATCGCGCCAAGGCTGAGTTACTACTCTCCTCAACTTTCATTAATTTACTGTCTTTAGCACTGCCTTTTACCCTGCTGCAAATATACGACAGGATATTACCAAACCAAGGTTACGGCACTGCGAGTGTGCTGGCATCAGCTGTTGGGGTCGCTATTTTATTAGAGTTATTTTTACGCTATGCCCGCAGCTGGTTGTTAGCCTCATCAGCTGCCAACTTTGAGTTGCAAACCACCACCAAAGTCGTTAATTCCTTGATGCAATCTGACTATCACCATGTTGAAAGCCTCGGTACGGGTAAGGTCTACAATGGACTTGCCAGCATCGCCGCCATGCGCGAGCTTTATTCCGGGCAAGCATTAGTGGCATTTATGGACTTCCCCTTCGTGCTCATCTTTCTCGCCTTAGTCGCTTATATCGGCGGACCATTAGTGTTTATTCCTATTGCAGTGTGGGGAGTTATTGGTGCTTTAGTGTTTTTCATTGGCCAAAAACTTAACCATGCAACTCAGCAGCTAGCATTAACTGACAGTGAACGTTCACGCATGTTGATATTGGTGCTATCGGGGTTGACGACCGCAAAGGCATTAGCGATGGAGTCCCGTCTATCATCGACTTATAGCGAAATTAATTACCGTCGATTAGCGCAGCAACAGCAAGTCGATTGGTTATCATCAAAGCTACAAGAGCTCATCCAGGGCGCGTCTCAAGGCACTACATTATTGATCGTACTTATCGGTTGTCTTGAAGTGCTCGATGGCCACCTTACTACAGGTGGGTTGGCTGCTTGCTCAATTTTGGCGGGCAGAGCGATTGCGCCCTTAAGCGCCATTATTAGTCTACGTTCACGAGTTGCCAGCGCAAAAACGGCAATGAACCACGTCGACGACCTTGCAGACCTGCCCCAAGAAGCCTTTAAAGGTACAACTCAATATCAACAGAAATTGCCCCTCGGCCCTATCGATTTTAACGCAGTTTCCAGTGCTCAAGTTGGCGCGAAGCTCAATAATTTTAGCCTATCGATACCCAGTGGCAGCCTAGTCACTGTGACCTCAGATCCACTGACCCATGCCAGTTTACTGCTCAGCGTTATTGGTGCATTTCATCATTTAGATCAAGGCTCCATCACCGTTGCAGGGGTTGAGCAAAGCGAACACCAAGCCAATGAATATCGGCAATCGGTGACCTACGTGTCGCCTTGGCCAACGCTGTTTGCTGGCAGTTTATTAGAGAATATGACCATGTTTAAACCTGAGCGGGAATCACTGGCGATGGAAGTTGCTGAAGCGCTAGGGCTCACCAGCAGCATCGCTCAGCTTCCAGCAGGCTATCAAACTGAAGTAGGCGTAAACGATAGCCAAATGTTGAATAAAGGCGCAATAAAGCTGATAGCGCTTGTTAGAGCCGTGGTGCAATCACCTTCTGTTCTTTTACTCGATGAACCGATGATCTCACTCGACGCTGATTCACAAGCGCGGCTGATACAACTGCTCAATGCTCATAAAGGAAAAATGACCATTCTATGTGCTTCTCACTTTAACGAACTCGCTAGCCATAGTGACCTGCGCATCAATATTAGTGAGCATGGTGAGTGCCAGGTTTTAGCTGCGATGCAGGAGGTTAAAGCATGA
- a CDS encoding sulfite exporter TauE/SafE family protein has protein sequence MLDPNTLIFASIIIFCGALTQSLIGFGLAIIASPLLYIIEPSLVPASVIMMGFSTAVLTLFRERGQLEFNGLQYALLGRIPGGILGAMLILIAPQPILGLAIALTVAIAVGFSLLKFNISVNRLSLFIAGVLSGIFGNIAAIGGPPLAILLAGKDAGQFRAALSAFFIFSSMIALAILGFAGLLKPEHLWASLMLLPSVILGYAVAGRLVGRVDKQKTRVFTLVLCSFSALILTVKSIIELS, from the coding sequence ATGCTAGACCCAAACACGCTTATTTTCGCCTCTATCATTATATTTTGTGGTGCATTAACACAGAGTCTAATTGGCTTTGGTTTAGCTATCATCGCCAGTCCACTGTTATATATTATCGAACCCTCGCTAGTGCCAGCATCAGTCATTATGATGGGTTTCTCTACGGCCGTATTAACGCTTTTTAGAGAGCGTGGGCAGCTTGAGTTCAATGGGTTGCAATATGCGCTACTGGGGCGCATTCCGGGTGGGATCTTAGGCGCTATGCTTATATTGATAGCCCCTCAGCCTATTCTAGGGCTGGCAATAGCCCTTACCGTGGCGATCGCCGTTGGCTTTAGCTTGCTGAAGTTTAATATTTCGGTTAACCGTTTAAGCCTGTTTATTGCAGGGGTTCTCTCTGGCATTTTTGGCAACATTGCTGCCATAGGTGGACCACCGCTGGCGATATTGCTCGCAGGTAAAGATGCCGGTCAATTTAGAGCGGCCCTATCAGCCTTCTTCATATTTAGTTCTATGATTGCATTGGCCATTTTAGGATTTGCAGGGCTATTAAAGCCTGAACATTTGTGGGCATCATTAATGCTATTGCCCTCTGTAATATTGGGTTATGCAGTTGCCGGTAGATTGGTCGGTAGAGTCGATAAACAAAAAACCAGAGTTTTTACTCTGGTCTTATGTAGTTTCAGTGCACTTATCTTAACAGTTAAGTCGATTATCGAACTTAGTTAA
- the metJ gene encoding met regulon transcriptional regulator MetJ: MTEWNGDYISPYAEHGKKNEQVKKITVSIPLKVLKVLTDERTRRQVNNLRHATNSELLCEAFLHAYTGQPLPNDGDLSKDKPDSMPAEVKRLMDEMGIEWEELE; this comes from the coding sequence ATGACTGAGTGGAACGGCGATTATATCAGCCCATATGCTGAACACGGAAAAAAGAATGAGCAAGTAAAAAAAATTACTGTCTCTATTCCTTTGAAAGTACTCAAGGTGCTTACCGATGAGCGTACACGCCGCCAAGTGAATAACTTACGTCATGCCACCAATAGCGAATTACTCTGTGAGGCGTTTCTACACGCTTACACAGGACAACCGCTGCCAAATGATGGTGATCTTTCAAAAGATAAGCCTGATAGCATGCCTGCGGAAGTTAAACGCTTGATGGATGAGATGGGCATTGAGTGGGAAGAGCTAGAGTAG
- a CDS encoding LysR family transcriptional regulator — MYKDLNLADVRAFTVIAEQGSFTLAAEQLACSRSHLSKQLTQLESYLGVTLITRTTRAQRLTDQGEFFYERCQHALDVVEQAVAKTVDNAQNLQGNININCVGGYIGEEIVTRLVNDFISAHPNISINLDFSSQRVDLVLDHFDLVFRMGELEDSGLVARKLMDINNCTLAAPRYLQQKGKPLHPKALNEHSCIIGTVNHWSFQHKADAKQKADVAITGKFRCKNGRVMKSSALAGHGIVRLPELYCADELSKGELVHVFDEWLIPATPLYLLYNKDKFQPARLREFIAFTTQHFLDYV; from the coding sequence ATGTACAAAGACTTAAATCTAGCAGATGTGAGAGCATTTACCGTGATTGCAGAGCAGGGCAGTTTCACTTTGGCCGCAGAGCAGTTGGCATGTTCTCGCTCGCATCTATCCAAGCAACTGACCCAATTAGAGAGTTATCTTGGAGTGACCTTGATAACCCGTACTACAAGAGCGCAAAGGCTCACCGATCAAGGTGAGTTCTTTTATGAGCGCTGCCAGCATGCATTAGATGTGGTGGAGCAAGCGGTGGCTAAAACAGTCGATAATGCGCAAAACTTGCAGGGTAATATCAACATTAACTGTGTTGGCGGCTATATCGGTGAGGAGATCGTCACCCGTTTGGTGAATGACTTTATTAGTGCACACCCTAATATCAGTATTAATTTGGACTTTAGCAGCCAGCGGGTCGATCTAGTATTAGATCACTTTGACTTGGTTTTCCGTATGGGCGAGCTGGAAGACTCTGGTCTTGTGGCGCGTAAATTGATGGACATTAATAACTGCACCTTGGCCGCACCGCGTTATCTTCAGCAAAAAGGTAAACCCCTACACCCTAAGGCGCTCAACGAACATAGCTGTATTATCGGCACCGTGAACCACTGGAGCTTTCAACATAAAGCGGATGCTAAGCAAAAAGCGGATGTGGCTATTACCGGGAAGTTTCGTTGTAAGAATGGCCGAGTGATGAAAAGCAGCGCGCTAGCGGGGCATGGAATTGTACGCTTGCCAGAGCTTTATTGTGCTGATGAGTTAAGTAAAGGCGAATTGGTACATGTGTTTGACGAGTGGCTTATTCCGGCAACACCGCTATACCTGCTTTACAATAAAGACAAGTTTCAGCCGGCGCGATTACGGGAGTTTATTGCTTTTACTACCCAACATTTTTTGGACTATGTCTGA
- a CDS encoding c-type cytochrome: MMKTITKIGIGLAVALSLGLQAQAADGGNPKKGKHLYKKECKACHNKGDAGGEVTPMTKTMSQWDRFFKRMKHKGDQEAFNAFSEKDIKDIQQFLYDHAADSDQPQTCG; encoded by the coding sequence ATGATGAAAACAATCACGAAAATCGGAATAGGTCTTGCAGTAGCCCTGTCTTTAGGCCTTCAAGCGCAAGCCGCTGATGGCGGTAACCCTAAAAAAGGTAAACATCTTTATAAAAAAGAGTGCAAAGCCTGCCACAACAAAGGGGATGCCGGTGGAGAAGTCACTCCAATGACAAAAACCATGAGTCAGTGGGATCGCTTTTTTAAGCGTATGAAACATAAGGGTGATCAAGAAGCGTTCAATGCTTTTTCTGAGAAAGATATTAAGGACATTCAGCAATTTTTGTATGACCATGCGGCCGATTCAGATCAACCACAAACCTGTGGCTAA
- a CDS encoding tetrathionate reductase family octaheme c-type cytochrome, producing MALGLLASAQVAMAANPHSEYIQGPFTQGSEVTTQCIECHEDHAKDFMKSSHWTWELEQKLPGRTVKRGKKDAINNFCTSISGNEPRCTSCHAGYGWKDNNFDFTDMTKVDCLVCHDTTGTYIKDPAGAGEALARVNLERVAQNVGAPVRDNCGTCHFFGGGGDAVKHGDLDSSMSYPDKATDVHMDTDGNDFQCQDCHTTEAHQITGNAMGVSPGGQNPIGCVNCHEATPHKNTKLNTHAASVACQTCHIPFFARNEPTKMSWDWSTAGSDLEETKDQYGKKNYQKKKGNFVWGKMVEPEYAWYNGSADAYMVGDKMDPSKITKLTSPLGDINDSSAKIYPFKVHRGKQIYDSKQNIFVTAKVYGEGGYWTDYDWDKAAKLGMEANKVLAEKGITYSGEHGFAATEMWWRINHMVSPKSEALKCSDCHSKGTRMNWKALGYDGDPMKNKGGLRHAK from the coding sequence ATGGCCCTAGGTCTGCTTGCAAGTGCTCAAGTTGCCATGGCGGCCAATCCCCACAGCGAGTATATACAGGGCCCGTTTACTCAAGGCTCTGAAGTCACGACTCAATGTATCGAATGCCATGAAGATCATGCCAAAGACTTTATGAAATCTTCACACTGGACCTGGGAGTTAGAACAAAAACTACCAGGACGTACGGTTAAACGCGGTAAGAAGGATGCGATCAATAACTTCTGTACCTCAATATCGGGCAATGAACCAAGATGTACCAGCTGTCATGCGGGTTATGGCTGGAAGGACAATAACTTTGACTTTACTGACATGACCAAGGTCGATTGCCTTGTCTGTCATGACACCACCGGTACTTACATAAAAGATCCAGCTGGCGCTGGCGAAGCATTAGCCAGAGTCAACCTTGAGCGAGTAGCACAAAATGTCGGTGCGCCTGTGCGCGATAACTGCGGTACTTGTCACTTCTTTGGTGGCGGCGGTGATGCTGTTAAGCATGGCGATTTAGACTCCTCTATGTCTTATCCTGATAAAGCCACTGACGTACATATGGATACCGATGGCAATGATTTCCAATGCCAAGATTGCCATACCACAGAGGCTCATCAGATCACAGGTAATGCCATGGGAGTTTCTCCTGGCGGTCAAAATCCGATTGGCTGCGTCAATTGTCATGAAGCAACGCCGCACAAAAATACTAAGCTCAACACTCATGCTGCCAGCGTCGCCTGTCAAACTTGCCATATTCCATTTTTTGCTCGTAATGAACCGACTAAAATGAGCTGGGATTGGTCTACGGCAGGTAGCGATCTTGAAGAAACTAAAGATCAATACGGCAAGAAAAATTACCAGAAAAAGAAAGGCAACTTCGTCTGGGGCAAGATGGTTGAACCTGAATACGCTTGGTATAACGGTAGTGCTGACGCCTATATGGTTGGCGATAAAATGGACCCAAGTAAGATCACCAAGTTAACCAGCCCACTGGGAGATATTAACGATAGTAGCGCTAAAATCTATCCCTTTAAAGTTCACCGCGGTAAGCAGATCTATGACAGTAAGCAAAACATATTTGTCACAGCAAAAGTATACGGTGAAGGCGGATACTGGACAGACTATGATTGGGACAAAGCAGCCAAGTTAGGTATGGAAGCCAATAAAGTTCTCGCAGAAAAGGGCATCACTTACAGTGGAGAGCACGGCTTTGCCGCAACCGAAATGTGGTGGCGCATTAACCATATGGTGTCGCCAAAATCAGAGGCTCTCAAATGTAGTGATTGTCATAGTAAAGGTACCCGCATGAACTGGAAGGCACTCGGTTACGATGGCGACCCGATGAAAAATAAAGGTGGTTTAAGACACGCTAAATAA
- a CDS encoding SDR family oxidoreductase → MKQLIVITGASSGIGAAMAQAFSAKGHPLLLLARRVEPMEALKLENALCISVDVTDAAAMKSAIATAEAKFGPVGGLINNAGLMLLGAADTQNPAEWSQMLNVNVMGVLNGIHAVLAGMKARKTGTIINISSVAGRKTFPNHAAYCATKFAVHALTENIREEVAMDDVRMITIAPGAVETPLLSHTTSDEIKTGYEGWKEFMGGIIEPSVIADAAVFAFEQPQHVCVREIVLATTRQQP, encoded by the coding sequence ATGAAACAACTTATCGTAATTACTGGCGCATCTTCAGGTATCGGCGCAGCAATGGCACAAGCCTTTAGCGCTAAAGGCCATCCACTACTTTTACTCGCTCGTCGCGTTGAGCCTATGGAGGCATTAAAGCTAGAAAATGCTTTGTGTATCAGTGTTGATGTTACTGATGCTGCGGCAATGAAAAGTGCAATCGCTACAGCTGAAGCCAAATTTGGTCCTGTTGGCGGCTTAATCAATAACGCTGGCCTTATGTTACTTGGCGCTGCAGACACACAAAATCCGGCGGAATGGAGCCAGATGCTCAACGTCAATGTGATGGGTGTACTTAACGGTATTCACGCTGTTCTAGCGGGTATGAAAGCACGTAAAACTGGTACCATTATCAACATCAGTTCAGTTGCTGGCCGTAAGACCTTCCCTAACCATGCGGCATATTGTGCAACCAAATTCGCTGTTCACGCACTAACGGAAAATATCCGTGAAGAAGTTGCAATGGATGATGTTCGTATGATCACCATCGCACCTGGTGCCGTTGAAACACCACTGCTTAGCCATACTACTAGTGATGAGATTAAAACTGGCTACGAAGGTTGGAAAGAGTTCATGGGTGGCATTATTGAGCCTAGCGTGATTGCTGACGCTGCCGTATTTGCTTTTGAACAGCCACAACATGTTTGTGTACGTGAAATCGTACTAGCAACAACGCGCCAACAACCATAA